Genomic window (Neorickettsia findlayensis):
GCATAAAAAATAGTATCTTTTCTCATTGCGCTTGCAAACAAGAGATTCTGGAACTCTGTTATGACGAGCATTCTCTGCGTTTTGCAGATTAGATAGGTTGCCGTTGCAACTAGAAACATGAATATTGCTCCAATGACAATCATCGAAACTGCAAGATTGTCCAGGGAGTACTTTGATGGGTCCGCTGTCAGCATTCCTGAGGTGCAGTAGAGCAAAAAAAACGTGGCAATGATGATGATACAAAGCCAGTAGATCGTCTTAAATGGATTAAACCCTTCGGCCCTAATGTAAAAATCACTACAGTTCTTGACAATATTGTATATATTCCGATGTGAAACGATCCGTCTGGAATGCATTAGCTAACCTTATCCGATATAAACATTAGGTATATTTTAAGATGAATAAAGTAAAAATTTTGTTGAGTATAAAAATGTTAACAGAAGATGTTTTTAAAAATGACATCGCATATAGGAGGAAATACCCCTACGATATGGAAGCAACTACAAGGCGAAATACTAATAAGATCAAGATGTCGAAGCAGTGTATCTCTTTAGGCGAAAGATATCTGAGTAATGCTAATCCTTATTACAATGTTCTTGCCCTTGAATCTTTCTGAGTATATTGTGGCATATTCTCTGCAATCACAGGACCGCTGCTAAAACCTGCCTCACACTCTTTAACCAAGAGGTTTAGGTTGCCAGTAGCAAAAGGCGAGCCTACAATGTTGCCAGGCAACTTTAACACATCCCAAGCCACCATAGCCGGCCAAGCCATCGTTACAATTGGGAGCATTGTCAAACCTGCTCCAACTAATGGAATGCCACCTGGCGCGACAATAGCAATAATCACAGCCTTGACCAACGTCATGGGCATACTGATAGACTTGGCACTTGTAATTTTCTTGAGACAATCAATATCAGAGAGTGTTTTTGTAGGATCTGAATCGTTTCCTTTAGGAGCGAGTTTTGCTCCCAACGATTTCATCAAACCCGACATCCCATTAGAGATGTCTATGCCAGTAAGTCTCTCTATCTTTTCACTGATCTGTACAATGGCTGCAGATGAAGCCGAAATTTTTGCGAAATCTGCAAGCAAGGCCTCTTTTTCTCTTTTGCTTACCTCTTTTATCCTTTTTTCAGCTTGTATAATTGCTTCGTGTAGAGCCTGTATTTCGCCGTGACACTCCAACACCACCCCATAATGTTCCACTAATGAGCGCGCTTGAAGAGTTACTTCCTCCGTGGATAATTTGTGTAAATCGTTTAATCCAAGAGTGGCTTTGTGTTGTTGGCAGAATTCCGCCAGAGCAGAGCTGGTCCTTCCTATTTCCTCAAAAAAAACCTGTTGATTAGCCTCTAAGCTGCTTTTCCGGGTTCTCATTCCAGAAGCTAGATCTCCAATAATATTGGACTCCTCTATTCTCTTTTTAAGTGACTTTGGTATTTTTCCGCCATCTTGCATATTTTCCCACTCCGATAAGCTCAGCCAAAACAAGGTGCCCTATAAGCCGGGTTCTGTAGATGGTAGTCATTCATCTAGGGCACACATCACTGTGCACTTCAAGCGACCTACCCAAAGAATCTATCGCGCGAGAGCACACTCTTCTTCTGTTTGGTCTTGCTCCTGGTAGAGTTTACCTATGCCATTCACGTTGCCGCGAACGCGGTGCGCTCTTACCGCACCTTTTCACCCTTACCCGAAAAAACAGGCGGTTATTTTCTGTGGCACTTGTCCTGGGCTAAGCCCGGCGGAAGTTATCCGCTACCATTCTCCCGTGGAGCCCGGACTTTCCTCTCCTCAGTTTTTGAATTATCAAAAGAGCAGCGACTACCTCAGGCACCTCACAAGCTAGTATACCAACTCTAAACAGCTTATAGAAGGTATTAAAAAGCTTTTTCCTAAAAGAAACATTAACCGCGCCTTTATCTCAATTGTCCTTGCGTGACAATGACAAAGCGGTTCTTGAAGTGTCTTACAAAAAGAGGTGTTGATTGAGGACTTTGTCTTAATTGTTTTGAAAAATAGAAAAATGATGTTTCTCATGGCAGCTAATTACATGTGACTTGTAAAGGTGTCTCTTAGGAAGAGATATCAATTAGTTCCTACTTGTTCTGATCATTTTGCAAGGGAATTTTGAGCAGCTTAAAAAACTTGAAGATATTTTCCAAAAAGACTCCCAACTAGTCCTCTTTATGCTAATCGCCTCGCAAAATAAAGAAAGGGGGTTCCCAGTAATGCAACTAATACTCTTATCCAATATGTTCCTAGTATGTATGTGAACACTAAACTTTTCATTTCGACTGGCTCTCCTGTAAGAATGTACCATGCAAGAGTTGAAAATATTATGTTGTCTATCAACGATGACACCCCTGTACCTATTATGTTGCGTAGCCAAAGGAAACGTCGTTTTGGAAGGATCTGCTTTAAACCACCGAAGATATAGATATCGGAAAGCTGACTGACCAAATATGCAATAACTCCAGAAAATAGAAGCGTAGCATTATTTTGAAAGAGCTTTTGCATGCATGAATAGTGGACGTCTGTTTTAGGGTTATAGCTTAGCGTAATTATTATTTCTAAGGTGAAGAATGTATATAAGAGAAAACTCAAATACACATTAGTCTTTGCCGCTTTAATTCCGCGATACTCTGTCAGAATGTTGTTAGCAAGGAAAATTGATGAAAAAGAAATTGTTCCAAGTGCTACTGGAGTATCCTGAAAAAAAAACTGTACCTGTCTTAAGACCTGTATATTTGCAAGAATAAAAACACAACTGCTGAAGGCATAAATTCCCTTCTCTCCAAAGAATTTAAAACTTATAAGTATCGTCATCATGCACAGAAGAAACTCCAGCAGGCTAATTGTGTATGATGGAAGACCTTCCAAGTATTTTATTGAATCCAGAAATATTTGTTCCAAGGTAATGTAAACTGATGGTCCATTTTCATAAATATCCGAGATTTTTAAGCAGGATGGTAGATGCAAAGCGGTAGTTACACTGTTGTATGTCACATTGAGAGGTAACCTATTAAAAGACCAAATGAGTGTTTAAGATAGGTGCGGTCCAAAAGGATGGAGATTAACACCGAGGTTAAATATGATCAAAATCTTTCCTATTCCAAGGGAACTGAGTGAATATTTCGGGAAAGCGTAGCCTAAAACACGAGAGTAAACTTTGATGCTTAAATTACTGAAATCCTACCTAAGGTTTCCAAGAATTAGAGCTTCTTCCCCAAGTGCCTCCGAAACAAATTCTGCGTTTTGTGCTGCAACAACCAGAACCATCCCTATACCACAGTTGAAAGTAGTCAACATTTCTTCCCGTGGAATATTGCCATTCAACATGAGCCACTTGAAGATTTCGGGAAACTCATAAGGTTGAATGCAAATTTTTAACTCTTCAGGAAGGACTCTTTTGAGATTTTCTAATAGTCCGCCACCCGTGATGTGTGCAGCTGCTTTTATGAATTTTTTCAAGGAAAGAAGTGACTTCACATATATTTTTGTTGGAGTCAGGAGTATCTCACCCCAGCTTCTATCATCGAACAGTGTTGAGTACCCAATATTTAAGCTGGAGAAAACCTTGCGGATAAGTGAAAATCCATTCGCATGAAAACCAGATGACCTTAATCCAATCAGGATGTCGCCTTTCATAACATTTTGTGGAAGGATTTCCTCCTTTTCGACGATTCCAACAGCAAAGCCGGCCAAATCATATTCACCAGCACCGTATAAACCAGGCATTTCAGCGGTTTCTCCGCCTACTAGGGACATGGAAGCCTCTCTGCAGCCAACCAGAATCCCTGAGATTACTGCCTGTGCTACACCAAGCTCAAGTTTTCCTGTGGAGTAATAATCAAGAAAAAAGAGTGGTTTTGCCCCATGACAGATCAGGTCGTTAGCGCACATGGCCACTAGGTCTATACCAATGCTTGCATGGTTGTTGCACTCATTTGCTATCAGTAACTTGGTTCCAACTCCATCCGTTGCCGCAGCGATAACTGGGTCCTTGTAATTCAAATTACCCATGGAGAATAAAGAAGCAAAACCACCAATAGTGGAAACACAATGACTATCAACTTCTGCGTTTTTTTTTATAAAATCAACAAAGCTATTCGCGGTATCTATATTCACACCGGAGCCTTTATAAGAGAGAGTTTTTTTCATTTTAGGCAGAACTCACCGCTGAAAAAGGTGCCGCGGTGATAAATGTATACGGACGCAGGCAGACCGCGATTGTACCACAATTTGTTGTGGTATTTCCACTAGCTCGCTTTTCTCACAATTCAGGGAATTAGGATAGTACTTTTTATATGATCAGAGCAGTAAAGTCCACATTGGATGACAAGAATACTCAAAGGACGAGACCTTCGGCCCAAGCCTAGATGTTTTTTGTATTACTATCTTTTGGTGTTTGGTTCATCAGTATAACTAATGTTAGACCTAACGCTAAGGTTGCAACGCCAACAACGATTGCTGTGAGCATTAAAACATGAGGTAAGGGATTCACATAATTTTCTACACCGGGCGAAATTACCGGGGTCGCAGCGCCCTCAATATACGCGAGAGATATATAAAGCAACAAAACTGATGACTGAAAAAGCCCAAGGCCTATGAGCTTTTTTATCGGTCTGGGACTTGCCATTGTTATGTACAATCCAACCACCATTAACCATACTACTACTGCGTAATTGTAAAACGTGAACATAAGTACTTTTATCGGTTGCACTCCAGCATAGCACATTTACACAAAAGGTTTTTATCTTGACCAATAAAGTGGTTTTTATCAGCAACTGTGAAAACACGAATGAACATACTCACACAGGAAGTTCTTACACACGAGGTAGTACTAAGTGTCTTTCTCAATTGGTGAAAGTAGAAATACATATGGACACATTTGGATATGAATATTTCGCGCTAGTCGGTGTCGGATATCTTTTTCGTTAGCAAAAGTGAAAAACACATATATATAGTTAGTATTGAACTGAAAACAGTAAGTCCCACGCCCAACTCAAGAACAAAAATGCCAATTTCTTGAGACAGTATGGGCAAGCTCTCAATTACATGAGAGTGCTCTAGAAATGATGCATTCTGAAGTAACGGCACTAAGCCTGTTAATAGGTAAAGCAGTCCACCAGTTGCCCCTTGGCGGATGAGAGTCTTTGGACCAAGAAAATGAAGAAGTGGATCGAGACCAAATACAAGCGAGTACGTTATTAAAGATGCTGCAAGTAATACACCGGCTTGGAAGCCTCCACCAGGGGAAATCTCGCCATGTACTTGAATGTACACGGCAAACAAAATAATAAGTGGGATAATTCCTGAAGCGAGGACCTTCAACACTTTATCACCTATCATTTCCTTTACTGAAGCCTAATAAAATGAAAACTGATAAAGCCGCTGTGAAAACAACAATCGTCTCTATCAAAGTGTCATATCCTCTGAAACCAGCTAGCACTGCTGTAACGACATTTGGAAAACCAAATAACGGTTCTGTGTTTTCCAAGTAATACCGGTAAACTTCATTGTTCACAGCAGCAGTAGGTGAACCGTATATGGGAAGATCGACTGTAATATAAAGCAGAATGCTTCCAAGCATGATGCTCGTAAATAGAGCGAGAACGGTACTCCTCGAATAGTGAATACCTTCTCTACCGATTAAATGCCCAGCCCATAAAACGAAGATGGTCGAGATACAGCTCCCTACGGCATTCTCGGTAATTGCAACGTCTGCTGCATTCATTGCCATATATGAAAGGGTAAGAAGGAAGCTAATCAAACCAAGATAGATAACTTCTGTTAATAGATCCTCAACACGGGCCAATGCCGTGGTGACAAAAAGGAGGAGAAATAAAAGTGTGATCCTCAATATAATGAGTTCCATAGTTGTTGACTCTGAGGCGTTAATATATGGTCATCCCAATTTAGATTTACACAGGAGATATGAACAAAGCGAAGAAGTAATCCACATTATTGGAATGAGTAACAAAATCTTTAGTGTTGTAACTGAAAATCCGAATTTGAGCGCGCATCCAAGGAGCATAAGTGGTGCACCAAAAGAATCCGTCATACTTGCTGAATGGAGCTTCAAAAAAAAACACGGGAAACGCATGATACCAACAGTTCCGCTGAACATAAAGGTAACCCCTATGAAGACAATTAATAGCCACAACGATTCAATCATAAACAAAACCACACACGCGTGATAATTAAAGCATACCAATGCCGTACTGGACGAACCATCTCGAGTGTTTGTTGAGCAAGCACAGAGCCCATTACTCCAAACAGACGGGAATGTACGATCAATGCAATTCCTAAGTGGACAAAACAAGCCGCTTCCAACACTCACAAAGCAAGCATGAAGCCCATTATCTCAGATATGTGGAAAAGTTCAATTTTTCACTTAGGAAGTCGTGTTAGGTGGCTGTACACAGATCTCACTTGTGCTATTGCAGAGGTTGCTGCAGTGCTGCAACGCAATATAGTTCTACCTAATGAGATTTTTTTATCGATCAAGGAGAGCTCTTCATTAGAGAATCCTCCTTCTGGTCCAATGACTATAGTGTAAGAGCTTAAGATGGGGATATCACAAATGACAGAGTCAGAAAGTGTTTCATCGCAAA
Coding sequences:
- a CDS encoding queuosine precursor transporter, translated to MTYNSVTTALHLPSCLKISDIYENGPSVYITLEQIFLDSIKYLEGLPSYTISLLEFLLCMMTILISFKFFGEKGIYAFSSCVFILANIQVLRQVQFFFQDTPVALGTISFSSIFLANNILTEYRGIKAAKTNVYLSFLLYTFFTLEIIITLSYNPKTDVHYSCMQKLFQNNATLLFSGVIAYLVSQLSDIYIFGGLKQILPKRRFLWLRNIIGTGVSSLIDNIIFSTLAWYILTGEPVEMKSLVFTYILGTYWIRVLVALLGTPFLYFARRLA
- the purM gene encoding phosphoribosylformylglycinamidine cyclo-ligase, coding for MKKTLSYKGSGVNIDTANSFVDFIKKNAEVDSHCVSTIGGFASLFSMGNLNYKDPVIAAATDGVGTKLLIANECNNHASIGIDLVAMCANDLICHGAKPLFFLDYYSTGKLELGVAQAVISGILVGCREASMSLVGGETAEMPGLYGAGEYDLAGFAVGIVEKEEILPQNVMKGDILIGLRSSGFHANGFSLIRKVFSSLNIGYSTLFDDRSWGEILLTPTKIYVKSLLSLKKFIKAAAHITGGGLLENLKRVLPEELKICIQPYEFPEIFKWLMLNGNIPREEMLTTFNCGIGMVLVVAAQNAEFVSEALGEEALILGNLR
- a CDS encoding cation:proton antiporter subunit C; the encoded protein is MFTFYNYAVVVWLMVVGLYITMASPRPIKKLIGLGLFQSSVLLLYISLAYIEGAATPVISPGVENYVNPLPHVLMLTAIVVGVATLALGLTLVILMNQTPKDSNTKNI
- a CDS encoding Na(+)/H(+) antiporter subunit B — protein: MIGDKVLKVLASGIIPLIILFAVYIQVHGEISPGGGFQAGVLLAASLITYSLVFGLDPLLHFLGPKTLIRQGATGGLLYLLTGLVPLLQNASFLEHSHVIESLPILSQEIGIFVLELGVGLTVFSSILTIYMCFSLLLTKKISDTD
- a CDS encoding DUF4040 domain-containing protein; translated protein: MELIILRITLLFLLLFVTTALARVEDLLTEVIYLGLISFLLTLSYMAMNAADVAITENAVGSCISTIFVLWAGHLIGREGIHYSRSTVLALFTSIMLGSILLYITVDLPIYGSPTAAVNNEVYRYYLENTEPLFGFPNVVTAVLAGFRGYDTLIETIVVFTAALSVFILLGFSKGNDR
- a CDS encoding monovalent cation/H(+) antiporter subunit G, which gives rise to MIESLWLLIVFIGVTFMFSGTVGIMRFPCFFLKLHSASMTDSFGAPLMLLGCALKFGFSVTTLKILLLIPIMWITSSLCSYLLCKSKLG